One stretch of Spiroplasma mirum ATCC 29335 DNA includes these proteins:
- the holA gene encoding DNA polymerase III subunit delta, whose product MFLIYGEDSFLIKTQKNKILAKINLNDEYEVEEYSYLESPLLDIINDANTVAMFSDKRIIVINDCFFLTEEKIKAKVDNKKYLPNLLEYLENPNPNTYLIFICPVNNISNRLKITKKMLALTSVLKAINLSYPELFKFVNDFIAKHHATISQHGVEKIIEYLPNNLYIIQNELQKLILVDSHITEEIIENNITKYLDTDIFKLVDYLLYNDLNNFLINYHYLQERGLNNIALLALIANSVILTRDIIILSATKKTYSDIASTLKIHPYRIKKISECLNKFNIEKANKIIIKLFEIDYKIKKGIINEDISSDLFLINLFDLNE is encoded by the coding sequence ATGTTTTTAATATACGGTGAAGATAGTTTTTTGATAAAAACTCAAAAAAATAAGATTTTGGCTAAAATTAATCTTAATGATGAATATGAAGTTGAAGAATATAGTTATTTGGAATCACCATTATTAGATATTATTAATGATGCTAATACTGTTGCAATGTTTTCAGATAAAAGAATTATTGTTATTAATGATTGTTTTTTCTTAACTGAAGAAAAAATTAAGGCAAAAGTAGATAATAAAAAATATTTGCCTAATTTATTAGAATATTTAGAAAATCCCAATCCTAATACTTATTTAATATTTATCTGTCCTGTTAATAATATTAGTAATCGGCTAAAAATCACTAAAAAAATGTTGGCTTTAACTAGTGTTTTAAAAGCAATCAACTTATCATACCCCGAGTTATTCAAATTTGTTAATGATTTTATTGCTAAACATCATGCTACCATTTCTCAACACGGAGTTGAAAAAATTATTGAATATTTACCAAATAATTTATATATTATTCAAAATGAATTGCAAAAATTAATCCTGGTTGACTCTCATATTACAGAAGAGATTATTGAAAATAATATTACTAAGTATTTAGATACGGACATCTTTAAGTTAGTTGATTATTTATTATATAATGATTTAAATAATTTTTTAATTAATTACCATTATTTACAAGAACGGGGGTTAAATAATATTGCATTATTGGCCTTAATTGCTAATAGTGTTATTTTAACGCGCGATATCATTATTTTATCGGCCACTAAAAAAACATATTCTGATATTGCTAGTACTTTAAAAATTCATCCGTATCGAATTAAAAAAATTTCTGAGTGTTTAAATAAATTTAATATAGAAAAAGCAAATAAAATTATTATAAAATTATTTGAAATTGATTATAAAATAAAAAAAGGTATAATAAATGAAGACATTAGTAGTGATTTATTTTTAATTAATTTATTTGATTTAAATGAATAG
- the nrdD gene encoding anaerobic ribonucleoside-triphosphate reductase, with protein MMKIVNVEKNDSTYENDNMSADTPAGQMMNMAATAAKEYALRFLLSKEYRDAHQNEDIHIHDLDYYPSKTTTCVQYDLKDIFC; from the coding sequence ATGATGAAAATTGTTAATGTTGAAAAAAATGATTCAACTTATGAAAATGATAATATGTCAGCAGATACACCAGCCGGTCAAATGATGAATATGGCTGCAACAGCTGCCAAAGAATATGCTTTACGCTTTTTATTAAGTAAAGAATATCGTGATGCTCATCAAAATGAGGATATTCATATTCATGATTTAGATTATTATCCATCAAAAACCACAACTTGTGTGCAATATGATTTAAAAGATATTTTTTGCTAA
- a CDS encoding lipoprotein, translated as MEKLLAIFGAVGLTATGAISIIACHKEEATTTRLTEEAQNAINSYSYITFTFVSNLFTKDGAGTYLLVQNGQGTLSLMPDNIIGMNLSKINGVDIPMSILSAMGMGNLVSFINSLNLLDNGIENIWKQRHIYKRGFPWWLLFIKLRKHDIESMIILILII; from the coding sequence ATGGAAAAGTTATTAGCAATTTTTGGCGCTGTTGGTTTAACAGCAACCGGAGCAATCAGTATTATTGCTTGCCATAAAGAAGAAGCCACAACAACAAGACTTACAGAAGAAGCACAAAACGCTATTAATAGTTACAGTTACATTACATTTACTTTTGTTAGTAATTTATTTACTAAAGATGGTGCTGGTACTTATTTATTAGTTCAGAATGGTCAAGGAACATTATCATTAATGCCTGATAATATCATTGGTATGAATTTGAGCAAAATTAATGGTGTTGACATACCAATGAGTATCTTATCTGCTATGGGTATGGGTAATTTAGTGAGTTTTATAAATAGTCTTAATTTATTAGACAACGGAATAGAAAATATATGAAAACAAAGACACATATATAAGAGAGGTTTTCCCTGATGATTACTATTTATAAAATTAAGGAAGCACGACATAGAATCAATGATTATATTAATTCTGATAATATAA
- a CDS encoding SGNH/GDSL hydrolase family protein, translated as MLLKQHSINKDSLFIVESSNNDIFNQMDNEQTDDNKLVDQLIKTLGSVLDKLINSGSQKILVANVVSLSKTPRFVNYQTAWIKKIVDNYNNQLNNLLKNKKSKYVHLFNLEKELNNYIELANKRGVDTKNAVVHKNLDRVSLLRSLSLFGTGEITMSYINNKSVKDLNNTFFLDDVHTTLWVQNLVGKDMHQFIKNW; from the coding sequence ATGCTTTTAAAACAACATTCTATTAATAAAGATAGTTTGTTTATTGTGGAGAGTAGTAATAATGATATTTTTAATCAAATGGACAATGAGCAAACTGATGATAATAAATTAGTAGATCAATTAATTAAGACGCTTGGTTCTGTTCTTGACAAGTTAATTAATTCAGGATCTCAGAAAATTTTGGTTGCCAATGTTGTTAGTCTTTCGAAGACACCGCGATTTGTTAATTATCAAACAGCGTGAATTAAGAAAATTGTTGATAACTATAATAACCAATTAAACAACTTACTAAAAAACAAAAAGTCAAAATATGTTCATTTATTTAATTTAGAAAAAGAACTAAATAATTATATCGAATTAGCAAATAAAAGAGGGGTGGACACCAAAAATGCTGTAGTCCATAAAAATTTGGATAGAGTGAGTTTATTGCGCAGCCTTAGTCTATTTGGGACAGGAGAAATTACAATGAGTTATATAAATAATAAAAGTGTAAAAGATCTTAATAATACTTTTTTTCTGGATGATGTGCACACCACCCTGTGAGTTCAAAATCTAGTTGGGAAAGATATGCATCAATTTATAAAGAACTGATAA
- a CDS encoding pyridoxal-phosphate dependent enzyme, translating to MRALKNTLEVQKLQQLTFVHAFDDEDVISGQGTIGLELIEQIQGLYTIIVPVGGGGLILGIAIAAKTLNLEIKIIGVEVENVPSLTKAFQFGKSIEVEPSKTIADGINVQKIGLITFEICKQYVAEIVTVSEKRG from the coding sequence ATGAGGGCGTTAAAAAATACATTAGAAGTTCAAAAATTACAGCAATTAACATTTGTACATGCTTTTGATGATGAAGATGTTATTAGTGGGCAAGGTACTATTGGATTAGAATTAATTGAACAAATCCAAGGTTTATATACAATAATTGTTCCCGTTGGTGGAGGCGGTTTAATTTTAGGCATTGCTATTGCTGCAAAAACATTAAATCTAGAAATTAAAATTATTGGTGTTGAAGTTGAAAATGTACCATCTTTAACAAAAGCCTTTCAATTTGGTAAATCAATTGAAGTTGAACCTAGTAAAACAATTGCTGATGGTATTAATGTTCAAAAAATTGGTTTAATTACTTTTGAGATATGTAAACAGTATGTTGCTGAAATTGTTACTGTTTCAGAGAAAAGAGGGTAA
- a CDS encoding SDR family NAD(P)-dependent oxidoreductase, which produces MDTNLNLIDLNIKTVLLLTKLFLEKFTKENIIGRVLNVASLVSFTPSLFLSSYAVSKAYVLNYSVAVNTELKKTKVIK; this is translated from the coding sequence ATTGATACCAATCTGAATTTAATTGATTTAAATATCAAGACCGTACTCCTTTTAACAAAGTTATTTTTAGAAAAATTTACAAAAGAAAATATTATTGGGCGAGTTTTAAATGTGGCATCATTAGTAAGTTTTACACCGAGTTTGTTTTTATCTTCATATGCTGTTTCAAAAGCATATGTCTTAAATTATTCAGTTGCTGTAAATACCGAATTAAAAAAAACAAAAGTCATTAAATAA
- a CDS encoding extracellular solute-binding protein produces the protein MRNFLKCSYMGIILLFIYVPIVILILFSFNNSDSMGIFTGFSDRWYHELSQQQSFLQSIIISVFTAVIATLVSTILGTLAAIGLSRARKVTQKITLSITNIPLINADIITAVSLIMLFIALGAKFGFLTLVLAHISFDVPYVIITVLPRLRKIDPRLIEASLDLGAKPSQTLWKIILPILKPAIISAAAIAFAMSFDDFIISYFTGGDDVNVATFIYTMKRIKPFVNAFGTICIAIIGFVIIGWNGWNIYKASHEKFRKEMLKGTYKDKTMLRYEMRLAMLYHSLNNQTLTYEKVKERLRTKIIYWEDKYAKGLAWAKNKKNNFILKEERRETISEISRNKFRWFMKTWKPITLVIICAGSISLLTGVYITNNIYDLVVANWSGYITDSVLNGFQQKYHVKVKYVVYDSNETLYNKLYTTKYDVMVPSDYMVAKLGGQGDLAKINYIKLNAVDPNFHLVKPNPNFDSKIAGYDVRFNQWFNDKNVDVNYYQNNDIQFYNTCINTNDKKPPASCFDKNKIVMVNNGLLGIQNKNKIASPTINASITDYNIPLFWGDMSLVIRPSADNIAFIRNILNEENKNLPGTIAKFGISEQAWTADRQQYVINDVYDPKNVTYSNGISWDILWKAAQAGKKVLLNNDYKNLFMIASEKNRQQVLPTTQQEVDKDFNDLKTLLKYNNVALKNDEIINDVGDGRFDFAFMYNGDAIAADAGDNGEGGFANSGQVGSDHKLLITHPRFAKYNAIQQKFTNIEGTNIWSDNFVIAKNSRHQDLAYKFINYVIQHQSELTENAGYTSPYQQVMDYEINPVVKPGDELGPMLDYNREYVPVSKWDSTLNNYVSDPIAADGPFYNGSLDDYLVNKYNILIASKN, from the coding sequence ATGAGAAACTTTCTTAAATGTTCTTACATGGGAATTATCTTATTATTTATCTATGTTCCCATTGTAATTTTAATTTTATTTTCTTTTAATAATAGTGATAGTATGGGAATTTTCACTGGCTTTTCTGATCGCTGATACCATGAATTATCCCAACAACAATCATTTTTACAAAGTATTATTATTTCGGTCTTTACCGCGGTGATTGCCACATTAGTGTCAACTATTTTGGGAACCTTAGCTGCAATTGGCTTAAGTCGCGCTCGTAAAGTTACCCAAAAAATAACATTATCAATTACTAACATCCCCTTAATTAATGCTGATATTATTACTGCGGTTTCATTAATAATGTTATTTATTGCACTAGGAGCAAAATTTGGGTTCTTAACTTTAGTGCTAGCCCATATTTCGTTTGATGTTCCTTATGTTATTATCACAGTGTTACCTCGTTTACGAAAAATTGATCCGCGTTTAATTGAGGCATCTTTAGACTTAGGTGCGAAGCCATCGCAAACACTATGAAAAATTATTTTACCAATTTTAAAACCAGCAATTATTTCAGCCGCCGCGATTGCTTTTGCGATGAGTTTTGATGACTTTATTATTTCTTATTTTACAGGGGGTGATGATGTTAATGTGGCAACTTTCATTTATACAATGAAGAGAATTAAACCCTTTGTGAATGCTTTTGGAACAATTTGTATTGCAATTATTGGTTTTGTAATTATTGGCTGAAACGGGTGAAATATTTATAAGGCAAGTCATGAAAAATTCCGAAAAGAAATGTTAAAAGGAACTTATAAAGATAAAACAATGTTGCGTTATGAAATGCGCTTGGCTATGTTATACCATAGTTTAAACAACCAAACTTTAACATATGAAAAAGTTAAAGAACGCTTGCGCACAAAAATTATTTATTGAGAAGATAAATATGCCAAAGGACTCGCCTGGGCTAAGAATAAAAAAAATAATTTTATTCTCAAAGAAGAGCGCCGGGAGACAATTAGTGAAATTTCGCGGAATAAGTTCCGCTGGTTTATGAAAACTTGAAAACCGATTACTTTAGTAATAATTTGTGCTGGTTCGATTAGTTTGCTAACAGGAGTTTATATTACAAACAATATTTATGACCTTGTGGTTGCTAATTGAAGTGGTTATATTACAGATAGTGTCTTAAATGGATTCCAACAAAAATACCATGTTAAAGTTAAATATGTTGTGTATGATAGTAATGAAACTCTATACAACAAGTTATACACGACTAAATACGATGTGATGGTTCCTAGTGATTATATGGTTGCCAAATTAGGGGGGCAAGGAGACTTAGCAAAAATTAATTATATTAAATTAAATGCGGTCGATCCTAATTTCCACCTTGTAAAACCAAATCCTAATTTTGATAGCAAGATTGCGGGCTATGATGTGAGGTTTAACCAATGGTTTAATGATAAAAATGTTGATGTTAATTATTATCAAAATAATGATATTCAGTTCTATAATACTTGTATTAATACAAATGATAAAAAACCGCCAGCAAGTTGTTTTGACAAAAATAAAATAGTTATGGTTAATAATGGCCTATTAGGAATTCAAAATAAAAATAAAATTGCTAGCCCTACAATTAATGCTTCAATTACTGACTATAATATTCCATTATTTTGGGGTGATATGTCGTTAGTTATCCGTCCATCTGCTGATAATATTGCTTTTATTCGAAATATTTTAAATGAAGAAAATAAAAACCTGCCAGGGACAATTGCTAAATTTGGGATTAGTGAACAAGCATGAACAGCGGACCGCCAACAATATGTTATTAATGATGTTTATGATCCCAAAAATGTTACATATTCGAACGGGATTTCATGGGATATTTTATGAAAAGCAGCCCAAGCCGGTAAAAAAGTTCTGTTAAATAATGATTATAAAAATCTATTCATGATTGCTAGTGAAAAAAATCGCCAGCAAGTCTTACCAACAACACAGCAAGAAGTTGACAAAGATTTTAATGATTTAAAAACCTTGTTAAAATATAATAATGTTGCTTTAAAAAATGATGAAATTATTAATGATGTTGGGGATGGCCGTTTTGACTTTGCGTTTATGTATAATGGCGATGCCATTGCTGCTGACGCTGGTGATAATGGCGAAGGTGGGTTTGCAAATAGTGGACAAGTCGGCAGCGACCACAAATTATTAATAACACATCCTCGTTTTGCAAAATATAATGCCATCCAACAGAAATTTACTAATATTGAAGGAACCAATATTTGGAGCGATAACTTTGTAATTGCCAAAAACTCAAGACATCAGGACTTAGCTTATAAATTTATTAATTATGTAATTCAACACCAATCAGAATTAACTGAAAATGCTGGGTATACTTCTCCATATCAACAAGTGATGGACTATGAAATTAACCCGGTCGTAAAACCTGGTGATGAATTAGGACCAATGCTGGACTATAATCGTGAATATGTGCCCGTCTCAAAATGGGATAGTACTCTTAATAACTATGTATCTGATCCGATTGCCGCTGATGGACCATTCTATAATGGTAGTCTTGATGACTATCTGGTTAATAAATATAATATTTTAATTGCCAGTAAAAATTAA
- a CDS encoding pyridoxal-phosphate dependent enzyme, whose product MLNMEIYLKVENLQRTGSFKIRGSLKKILSLNETERAKGFIAASAGNHPQGVALACLLTNTKCTIVMPENAPKSKIEATKLLWCRYYFIWF is encoded by the coding sequence ATGCTTAATATGGAAATATATTTAAAAGTAGAGAATTTACAGCGAACAGGAAGTTTTAAAATTCGAGGAAGTTTAAAAAAGATACTTTCTTTAAATGAAACCGAACGTGCTAAAGGGTTTATTGCTGCATCTGCTGGCAATCATCCTCAAGGTGTTGCATTGGCATGCTTATTAACAAATACTAAATGTACAATAGTAATGCCAGAAAATGCACCAAAGTCAAAAATTGAGGCAACCAAATTATTATGGTGCAGATATTATTTTATCTGGTTCTAA
- the nrdD gene encoding anaerobic ribonucleoside-triphosphate reductase, with the protein MINQGSLTIGFIGGHNAMKMIFGEGHSELEAAYDLLYQAVLTMNEIANQYKQKYKFKLFSYCHSGRRITWAFY; encoded by the coding sequence ATGATTAACCAGGGTAGTTTAACAATTGGTTTTATTGGTGGACACAATGCCATGAAAATGATTTTTGGGGAAGGCCATAGTGAATTAGAAGCAGCATATGATTTGTTATACCAAGCAGTATTAACAATGAACGAGATTGCTAATCAATATAAACAAAAATATAAATTTAAACTATTCAGTTATTGCCACTCCGGCCGAAGGATTACCTGGGCGTTTTACTAG
- the nrdG gene encoding anaerobic ribonucleoside-triphosphate reductase activating protein, with the protein MELTKINNFNIKVLKIYPETTSDGLGLCYSIYLVAGCRHACFGCHNVRSWNHNNGQLLDDKYLAEIIDQINANSLLEGVTLSGEVIRFYDSLFLRQLLEYFKKYTNKNIWCYTGYTYEQIINKPELNACLKYIDVLIDAWFVLELRDILLPFKDSSNQRTIYLKNCKLDFIDNYLEIIKSSIFIFKGILFLLVKLFMRN; encoded by the coding sequence ATGGAATTAACGAAAATAAATAACTTTAACATTAAAGTTTTAAAAATTTATCCTGAAACAACTAGTGATGGCCTTGGGTTATGTTATAGTATTTATTTAGTAGCGGGTTGCCGGCATGCTTGTTTTGGTTGCCACAATGTCAGAAGTTGAAATCATAATAATGGCCAACTTCTAGATGATAAATATCTTGCTGAAATTATTGACCAAATTAATGCTAATTCGTTATTGGAGGGTGTTACGTTATCGGGAGAGGTGATCCGTTTTTATGACTCCCTATTTTTAAGACAATTGTTAGAATATTTTAAAAAATATACTAACAAAAATATTTGATGTTATACAGGCTATACGTATGAACAAATTATAAACAAACCAGAGTTAAATGCGTGTTTAAAATATATTGATGTCTTAATTGATGCGTGGTTCGTTTTAGAATTAAGAGATATTTTACTTCCTTTTAAAGATAGCAGTAACCAGCGAACAATTTATTTAAAAAATTGTAAACTTGATTTTATTGATAATTATTTGGAAATTATTAAATCAAGTATTTTTATTTTTAAAGGAATTCTTTTTTTATTAGTTAAATTATTTATGAGAAATTAA